The segment CAATTTGATGATCATTAGACGATACCTTGGAGCTTTGGGATCTTTGTTGTGGTGGTATGCACGATGCTCTTGTAAAGTATAAGGTTCTATTGTCTCGTGGTTTGATTCCTATTAATCGACCTAGAGACACACTGTTGTCTTGAAAGAACGACACCGTTGACTGCAAAAGGCAGAAACACTCATATACAGTTTACCACATTATAAGAACTGAATCGAAGAATACAAGTAACAAAATGTGAATACCTCCGTGTCTAAGTTGGATGatgaaaatgaagaaaaacttgaacaTGGACCATGAAAAGTGTTTGGTTCTCTTGCGTCCACAACACCTTCAACACTAAGTCTCATGTTCATACTTCCAAGCCCAAAAGGCCATCCATTTGGCACCTCATGACCCTACAAATGAAAGGCTTCCAAAATTTCTTTAAGATCTTCatcgttttgggaacaaattttatGAACTATTCATAACTTTAGTACAGTTTGTGTGTTGTTTTATTTGAATCTCAAACAGTGTAAGTTCAATGTGTATACAGTTAAATTCGTAACAACCGGAGAAAATCGTTCATGAATCTTGGCTCCTAAAAAGACTTCAATCTACTGATTTAATTCACATAATTAACAGATAAATTACTCCAATCACTTGTTTCAAAATCAAGATCATCAAGAAAAGAAACTAAGATTGGCGTTCCGTTTTTCCCTCAATACCACACGCACACACAGAAAGTGTTCATATGAGTAAGTGAAATGAATCTACAATCCTATAAACTagtggaagaaaaaaaaaaactcataattgATCACAAACCATAAGAAACAAACCACAAAATTGAACGACAAACTTATTAGTTTC is part of the Lactuca sativa cultivar Salinas chromosome 7, Lsat_Salinas_v11, whole genome shotgun sequence genome and harbors:
- the LOC111884670 gene encoding uncharacterized protein LOC111884670; this encodes MIIQGHEVPNGWPFGLGSMNMRLSVEGVVDAREPNTFHGPCSSFSSFSSSNLDTESTVSFFQDNSVSLGRLIGIKPRDNRTLYFTRASCIPPQQRSQSSKVSSNDHQIENSHGVCVPNLLNILVKMSRSKSHSR